In Lepidochelys kempii isolate rLepKem1 chromosome 8, rLepKem1.hap2, whole genome shotgun sequence, a single genomic region encodes these proteins:
- the LOC140915602 gene encoding leukocyte cell-derived chemotaxin-2-like, translated as MFPLKLIVFIALVSIVFAGPWGQICAGNPSNKVRGCDIKGCGNYGAPRKSRDGTIRRHLGVDVVCNDGSTVYAPFSGTIERQVIPYKINNAINNGILLRGSGFCVKMFYIKPVKYQGQIAKGNKIGVMLPMQRVYPRITSHVHIENCNKSDPTGNL; from the exons ATGTTCCCACTCAAATTGATTGTTTTTATTGCCTTGGTTTCCATTG tttttgcAGGACCATGGGGACAAATATGTGCTGGGAATCCTTCAAACAAAGTAAGGGGCTGTGATATCAAAGGATGTGGAAATTACGGCGCTCCAAGGAAATCAAG AGATGGCACCATAAGACGACATCTAGGGGTGGATGTTGTATGCAACGATGGATCAACAGTGTATGCTCCTTTTAGTGGTACTATTGAGAGACAAGTTATCCCCTATAAAATCAATAATGCCATTAATAATGGAATCCTACTCCGTGGATCAG GTTTCTGCGTAAAAATGTTCTATATCAAGCCTGTTAAATACCAAGGCCAGATCGCAAAAGGCAACAAAATTGGAGTAATGCTGCCAATGCAAAGAGTGTATCCTCGTATAACATCTCACGTTCACATTGAGAACTGTAACAAATCAGATCCTACTGGTAACTTATAA